The sequence below is a genomic window from Romeriopsis navalis LEGE 11480.
GTTCAGGGTCACCACAGAGTTTGCAAGGTGGGAATCGTCCGAATCTATATCAATTCTAATTGCTGCTTTAACGCTTCTGGGATATTATGCACCGTTTCCAGCCCTTTGATACCTTGCCAATTAGTGAATCGATCCCAACGAATACCCTCTAAATCTACATCACTCAAATCTGCATCACTCAAATCTGCGTTGCTGAGGTTAGCGTTGCTGAGGTTAGCGTTGCTGAGGTTAGCGTTGCGGAGGTTAGCGTTGCGGAGGTTAGCGTTGCTGAGGTTAGCGTTGCGGAGGTTAGCGTTGCTGAGGTTAGCGTTGCGGAGG
It includes:
- a CDS encoding pentapeptide repeat-containing protein; this translates as LRNANLSNANLRNANLSNANLRNANLRNANLSNANLSNANLSNADLSDADLSDVDLEGIRWDRFTNWQGIKGLETVHNIPEALKQQLELI